A region of Thermococcus argininiproducens DNA encodes the following proteins:
- a CDS encoding tetratricopeptide repeat protein gives MEEFEKALESKNCQKILEILDDYLEKIENENELRAFLEKVETLILKCEGPDAYELAHEITHIYAHLGELDRGMEIYKKLAEKYKEEREKYLDALYHLADAYEHFGIPEKAIEAYKELLKLEQEVGNKREEALTLAHIAINYADLGEVEKAITTMKKASEMFNKLGDEKNYLISLLDLAHFYYETEDYEKSEELIARILKSPRDAEIEVNTKIVEAEVKAAQEDFKRAFSALRAALIKALEVNSEELFSIGFEAIYEFITELFDEKMYKEVYENIQELAESFEEVNKEYVKFFTAIGELAKLKEGLDNNYNSIYESIEVNELKELLDELKKIGATVLNIGV, from the coding sequence ATGGAGGAGTTTGAAAAAGCATTAGAAAGCAAAAATTGCCAAAAAATTCTCGAGATACTTGATGATTATCTTGAAAAAATAGAAAATGAGAATGAACTTAGGGCGTTCTTAGAAAAAGTGGAAACATTAATCCTAAAGTGTGAAGGCCCTGATGCTTATGAACTTGCACATGAAATTACACATATATATGCTCATTTAGGTGAATTAGATAGAGGGATGGAGATTTACAAGAAACTTGCTGAGAAATACAAGGAAGAAAGAGAGAAGTACTTGGATGCTCTATATCATCTTGCAGATGCATATGAGCATTTTGGAATTCCAGAAAAGGCCATAGAGGCATATAAAGAACTGTTAAAACTTGAACAAGAAGTTGGAAACAAGAGAGAGGAGGCATTAACACTAGCACATATTGCTATAAACTATGCTGATCTTGGAGAAGTGGAAAAAGCAATAACCACAATGAAAAAAGCCAGTGAAATGTTCAACAAGCTTGGTGACGAGAAAAATTACTTGATAAGCTTACTGGATCTAGCTCACTTCTATTACGAAACCGAGGATTATGAAAAATCCGAAGAACTAATCGCTAGGATCTTAAAAAGTCCCAGGGATGCAGAAATAGAAGTTAACACAAAAATTGTAGAAGCAGAAGTAAAAGCTGCCCAAGAAGACTTTAAGAGAGCTTTTTCTGCATTAAGGGCTGCTTTGATCAAAGCTTTGGAAGTGAACAGTGAGGAACTCTTTAGCATTGGGTTTGAAGCAATCTATGAATTCATAACCGAGCTTTTTGATGAGAAAATGTATAAAGAAGTCTATGAGAACATTCAAGAGTTAGCTGAATCCTTCGAAGAAGTGAATAAAGAATATGTAAAGTTTTTCACTGCAATTGGAGAACTGGCAAAACTCAAGGAAGGTTTAGATAACAATTACAATAGTATCTATGAGAGTATTGAAGTGAATGAACTTAAAGAACTTCTTGATGAGCTCAAAAAAATAGGGGCAACTGTGTTGAACATAGGAGTTTAA
- a CDS encoding elongation factor 1-beta encodes MSDFNLVGVIRVMPTDPEVNLDELEAAIKKILEEKFKGKYGISKVDREPIAFGLVALKVYVLGKDAEGYSFDEVADAFREVENAESAEVETVSRF; translated from the coding sequence ATGAGTGATTTCAATTTAGTTGGAGTTATTAGGGTCATGCCTACCGACCCAGAGGTGAACCTTGACGAACTTGAAGCAGCGATCAAAAAAATACTCGAGGAGAAATTTAAAGGCAAATATGGGATATCAAAGGTTGACAGGGAGCCAATAGCTTTCGGATTGGTTGCACTTAAGGTTTATGTGCTTGGAAAGGATGCTGAGGGATATTCCTTTGACGAAGTTGCAGATGCTTTTAGAGAAGTAGAGAACGCAGAAAGTGCAGAGGTTGAAACAGTATCAAGATTTTGA
- a CDS encoding zinc finger domain-containing protein, with product MAESIPVCTSCGKEITPREHATHFICPNCGEEIIWRCESCRVLGVTYTCPKCGWEGP from the coding sequence ATGGCTGAGAGCATACCTGTATGTACCTCATGTGGAAAAGAGATAACACCAAGAGAGCACGCTACACACTTTATATGCCCAAACTGTGGAGAGGAAATCATATGGAGATGTGAAAGTTGCCGCGTATTGGGAGTTACATACACATGCCCCAAATGTGGATGGGAAGGACCTTGA
- a CDS encoding ABC transporter substrate-binding protein, whose amino-acid sequence MKRSGILALLFVFVMVLSPLAAAEKGPAPDVVYIGIRTNEETGITDVAKGDLDIFLWSVGGAAFQDLPSDVLDKLTLIKTASGYNDIEVNPVHDDDSPYLVTVGEKKYFNPFAIRDIRYALNFLISRQYIVQNILQGSGQPMLGGIRPSTGANSYFEPVYKAMGITAVADLAKAQKIVEDAMKKAADDLAKQGYELKKGDDGFWYFNGEPVTLKFIIRIEDHRKDLGLYVADLIEKFWGFKVDRLLWDRRKASSTVYAGDPKNFQWSMYTAGWVSTVNIKWPDDYTAWWYTSWYGWLPAAVGWHMPESDLITVKELIDELGGAEAVIESFQLKYYNTPDKLAELYDMTEEEITKMLVLGSVEFNGKTYEMEEGNVDQYWDLQKISMALGVRDSQKTFLVETWEYFPVNKDRVKAIARDVSSGLWSRWALITPETPDKVVKVAEFSATGALFMSAFNPIGGIDDVYSAVVWRVIYDYAMYTDLATGTYIPVRCEYKVERGPVTVPDDAVIYDTVQDKWVVAHAGEEAKAKITYDCRLGNWHDGHPMSMADIKYAAAFTWEWSTKDGDDDVYYDDKLSSAAESLAKVKGIQWVDEDTYVVYTDLTHPVADDVMANMNVFWASLPWQLLYAMGELVAKGDEYGASQKYSFSEEAEGVAQLDLLVADHVADLKKVLEALKNKNAIPPAIAGDVSDPSEGYTKILDWINSKGHAVISNGPFYLEKYDPDKIFLELRAFRDPTYPFDLDYWKQKLILAKLELAGIDVPTKVNTGEDVKVTIKANMVEEYPETGTKPADMGFVFVEVKNEQGQTVFSGEAKLATAGNFEITIPGSETANWEAGKYEVYVKGGLEEGVVSFTDKKTIIVIKKEPTTSPTESPTESPTESPTESPTESPTSPTESPTETGGICGPAVLVGLALVPLLLRKRK is encoded by the coding sequence ATGAAGAGGTCTGGAATTTTGGCATTGTTGTTTGTTTTTGTTATGGTACTAAGCCCTCTAGCAGCGGCTGAGAAGGGTCCAGCGCCTGATGTTGTCTACATTGGTATTAGGACAAACGAAGAAACAGGTATTACTGACGTTGCAAAAGGGGACTTAGACATCTTCCTCTGGAGCGTTGGAGGAGCAGCATTCCAGGACTTGCCCTCAGACGTCCTTGACAAATTAACCCTTATTAAGACTGCAAGCGGTTACAACGACATTGAGGTCAACCCCGTCCACGATGACGACAGCCCATACCTCGTCACTGTTGGTGAAAAGAAGTACTTCAACCCATTCGCAATCAGAGATATTAGATATGCATTAAACTTCCTCATAAGCAGGCAATACATTGTCCAAAACATTCTCCAAGGTTCAGGACAACCAATGCTTGGTGGTATAAGACCAAGCACTGGTGCAAACTCATACTTCGAGCCAGTTTATAAAGCAATGGGAATCACAGCCGTTGCTGACTTAGCAAAAGCTCAAAAGATTGTTGAAGACGCTATGAAGAAAGCCGCTGATGATTTGGCAAAACAAGGTTATGAGCTTAAGAAAGGTGACGACGGATTCTGGTACTTTAATGGCGAGCCTGTTACACTCAAGTTCATCATCAGAATTGAAGACCACAGAAAAGACCTTGGTCTTTACGTTGCTGACTTAATTGAGAAGTTCTGGGGCTTCAAAGTTGACAGACTCTTGTGGGATAGAAGAAAAGCTTCAAGCACTGTTTATGCGGGTGATCCAAAGAACTTCCAATGGAGCATGTACACTGCTGGTTGGGTTTCCACAGTTAACATCAAGTGGCCTGATGACTACACCGCATGGTGGTACACAAGCTGGTATGGATGGCTCCCCGCAGCAGTAGGATGGCACATGCCAGAAAGTGACTTAATAACTGTAAAAGAATTAATTGACGAACTCGGAGGAGCTGAAGCTGTCATAGAATCATTCCAACTCAAGTACTACAACACTCCTGACAAACTTGCCGAACTTTATGATATGACTGAAGAAGAGATCACCAAGATGCTTGTTCTTGGTAGTGTTGAGTTCAACGGCAAGACTTACGAAATGGAAGAGGGTAACGTTGACCAATACTGGGACCTCCAGAAGATTTCAATGGCCCTTGGTGTAAGAGACTCACAAAAGACCTTCCTTGTGGAGACCTGGGAATACTTCCCAGTCAACAAAGATAGAGTCAAGGCAATTGCAAGAGATGTTTCCTCAGGATTATGGAGCAGGTGGGCTCTCATAACACCTGAAACCCCAGACAAAGTAGTTAAAGTGGCAGAATTCTCAGCTACTGGAGCACTCTTCATGAGTGCATTCAACCCAATTGGAGGTATTGACGACGTTTACAGCGCAGTAGTCTGGAGAGTAATTTACGATTACGCTATGTACACAGACTTAGCAACTGGAACTTACATTCCAGTTAGATGTGAGTACAAGGTTGAGAGAGGCCCAGTTACAGTCCCAGACGATGCTGTAATTTATGACACAGTACAAGACAAGTGGGTCGTCGCCCACGCCGGTGAGGAAGCAAAAGCCAAGATTACCTACGATTGTAGGCTTGGCAACTGGCATGACGGCCACCCAATGAGCATGGCCGACATCAAATATGCCGCAGCATTCACCTGGGAATGGTCAACCAAAGACGGAGATGACGACGTGTATTACGATGACAAGCTTTCTTCAGCCGCAGAAAGCCTTGCAAAAGTTAAAGGTATTCAATGGGTTGATGAGGACACTTATGTTGTCTACACTGACTTGACACACCCAGTTGCTGATGACGTTATGGCTAACATGAACGTCTTCTGGGCTTCACTACCATGGCAACTCCTCTATGCAATGGGCGAACTCGTTGCAAAAGGAGACGAATACGGTGCATCACAGAAATACTCCTTCAGTGAAGAGGCAGAGGGAGTTGCCCAGCTTGATCTTCTCGTAGCAGACCACGTTGCTGACTTGAAGAAAGTCCTCGAAGCCTTAAAGAACAAGAACGCTATCCCACCCGCCATTGCTGGAGACGTTAGCGACCCAAGTGAAGGATACACCAAGATCCTTGACTGGATCAACAGCAAAGGCCATGCAGTAATAAGCAACGGTCCATTCTACCTCGAGAAATACGACCCAGACAAGATCTTCCTCGAATTAAGAGCATTCAGAGACCCAACATATCCATTCGATCTCGATTACTGGAAGCAAAAACTAATACTCGCAAAGCTTGAACTTGCTGGAATCGATGTTCCAACCAAGGTAAACACTGGCGAGGACGTGAAGGTAACCATAAAGGCTAACATGGTCGAAGAGTATCCAGAAACTGGTACCAAACCCGCAGACATGGGATTCGTATTCGTTGAAGTAAAGAACGAGCAAGGACAAACTGTCTTCAGTGGAGAGGCCAAACTTGCAACAGCTGGAAACTTTGAAATAACAATCCCAGGCTCAGAAACTGCCAACTGGGAAGCTGGAAAATACGAAGTTTACGTAAAAGGTGGACTAGAGGAAGGCGTTGTCTCATTTACTGATAAGAAGACAATAATTGTCATAAAGAAAGAGCCCACAACATCACCCACAGAATCACCAACCGAGTCACCAACAGAATCTCCAACTGAATCACCAACAGAATCACCAACATCACCAACCGAGTCACCAACAGAGACCGGTGGAATCTGTGGTCCAGCTGTACTTGTAGGCCTTGCACTAGTACCACTACTCTTGAGAAAAAGAAAGTGA
- a CDS encoding ABC transporter permease, whose translation MGYGRYITIRLLNALLVLALVTLLVSVLFTKVAEEDIRSTIQEQINLKLRSNPELQRQLAADPAKLQEWYQREYNRLIHVYELDKPFWVRVVQRTKDTLTLNFGNTKSPIFGETAVSKIISKAIPRTVILFTTAQIFVIFIGLLLGVKAAQMAGSFLDRGVSIVAMVTSSIPMWWFGMISILIFSFKMGWFPSGGMTSMPPKEGVAYYLDVLYHMVLPVTTIVFVLFGGWAWTTRNIMIGTMQEDFIMAARAKGVPERKVIYGHALRASAPPIVTMTIFSLLGSIGGAIITESVFNWPGMGRLYWTALQQNETRLLMGVTFVTVALYLIAMIIADLAYGYLDPRVKVGASQQT comes from the coding sequence TTGGGATATGGTAGATACATTACAATTAGACTTCTCAATGCACTACTAGTTCTCGCTTTAGTTACCCTGCTAGTTTCAGTTCTCTTCACGAAAGTTGCAGAAGAGGACATTAGATCAACAATCCAAGAACAAATAAACCTTAAACTTAGGTCAAATCCAGAACTCCAAAGGCAATTGGCTGCCGATCCTGCAAAGCTTCAAGAGTGGTATCAAAGAGAATACAACAGACTTATTCACGTTTATGAATTAGACAAGCCATTTTGGGTTAGAGTGGTGCAAAGAACAAAAGACACGTTAACGCTGAATTTTGGAAATACCAAATCCCCGATATTTGGTGAGACTGCTGTTAGTAAAATAATCTCGAAAGCTATCCCAAGAACTGTTATCCTCTTCACTACAGCCCAAATATTTGTTATATTCATAGGTCTACTCTTAGGTGTTAAAGCAGCGCAGATGGCAGGGAGCTTTTTGGACAGAGGTGTCTCAATAGTAGCAATGGTCACAAGTAGTATACCAATGTGGTGGTTCGGAATGATATCAATCCTCATATTCTCATTCAAAATGGGGTGGTTCCCAAGTGGTGGAATGACCTCAATGCCACCAAAAGAGGGAGTCGCGTATTACTTAGACGTTCTTTACCATATGGTACTTCCTGTAACCACAATAGTGTTCGTTTTATTCGGTGGATGGGCCTGGACAACAAGAAATATTATGATTGGTACAATGCAAGAGGATTTTATCATGGCTGCAAGAGCCAAAGGTGTACCTGAAAGGAAAGTTATATATGGACACGCCCTCAGGGCTTCAGCTCCACCTATAGTTACCATGACAATCTTCAGCCTTCTAGGTTCAATTGGTGGTGCTATCATTACCGAGAGTGTATTCAACTGGCCAGGAATGGGAAGACTTTATTGGACTGCACTACAACAAAATGAAACTAGACTTCTAATGGGTGTGACATTCGTTACAGTTGCTCTCTATTTAATAGCAATGATTATAGCAGACCTAGCTTATGGATACCTCGATCCAAGAGTTAAAGTTGGTGCATCACAGCAAACATGA
- a CDS encoding ABC transporter permease, whose protein sequence is MRWVDVKASMKEFWFEFKRQKGGLFGLVLLFLLIVTALGAPYITEPDIPKKWGQYWEGNPTTVPPVWYNYFTTKKLAPHEILTSNDLTIVSEGEDIGGGMKYYGFEFTYENNYDTPPSDIIIRNIGVKLTDLNSPAQIIITLVRPDGVKIELLNTDLREGSIYQLAKDGKVRNTVFRWASEFEDPQKIAESGETLKSTMDTMRVIFAKAQEGILTNPEALKGTYTFQVDIFTFKEGDQIDLSNTEIVLSGRTYGLMGTDYKARDLWAGLVWGTRVSLTVGVTVAVLTVLIGIFYGVTSAYLGGWKDEFMQRVNEFWASIPTLPILILLGAAFKGHVSLWTIVFLMVAFYWTGIAKVARSMALQIKEQTYVEAAIALGAGTGRIIFKHIMPQIMPYAFAAMALNVPGAVLTEASLSFLGLGDPTAVTWGQILYDAQTQSATINGYWWWVIPPGLAITLVAFTFVLIGISLDRVLNPRLKRL, encoded by the coding sequence ATGAGATGGGTCGACGTAAAAGCAAGTATGAAAGAGTTCTGGTTCGAATTTAAACGACAAAAAGGAGGATTATTCGGATTAGTACTTTTGTTCCTTTTAATAGTCACTGCACTTGGAGCTCCATATATAACTGAGCCAGATATTCCCAAAAAATGGGGTCAATATTGGGAAGGAAATCCAACCACAGTACCACCTGTATGGTATAACTATTTCACTACCAAGAAACTAGCCCCTCATGAAATTTTAACATCCAATGATTTGACAATAGTCTCAGAAGGAGAAGATATCGGCGGAGGAATGAAATATTATGGATTTGAGTTTACATACGAAAATAATTACGACACTCCTCCTTCGGATATTATCATAAGGAATATAGGAGTCAAACTTACAGACTTAAACTCTCCAGCACAGATCATAATAACCCTCGTAAGACCAGATGGAGTTAAAATTGAACTACTCAACACCGACTTGAGAGAGGGTTCTATATATCAGTTGGCAAAAGATGGAAAAGTGAGAAACACCGTATTCCGTTGGGCCTCTGAATTTGAAGATCCCCAAAAGATCGCTGAGAGTGGAGAGACTCTCAAAAGCACTATGGACACTATGAGAGTGATATTTGCAAAAGCTCAGGAGGGTATCCTCACTAATCCAGAAGCCCTTAAAGGAACATACACATTCCAAGTAGACATATTCACATTCAAAGAAGGAGATCAAATAGACCTAAGCAACACAGAAATCGTACTCTCAGGAAGAACATATGGATTAATGGGAACAGATTATAAAGCTAGAGACTTATGGGCAGGTCTTGTCTGGGGAACTAGAGTTTCACTTACTGTAGGTGTTACGGTGGCAGTTCTTACAGTTCTTATTGGTATTTTCTACGGAGTTACAAGTGCCTACCTTGGAGGATGGAAAGATGAGTTCATGCAAAGAGTTAACGAATTCTGGGCCTCAATTCCAACATTACCAATACTTATTCTCTTAGGTGCCGCATTTAAGGGACACGTCAGCCTATGGACCATAGTATTCTTAATGGTGGCCTTCTACTGGACTGGAATTGCAAAAGTTGCCAGAAGTATGGCTCTCCAGATTAAAGAGCAAACATATGTAGAGGCAGCAATTGCTCTTGGTGCTGGTACTGGAAGAATAATTTTCAAACACATAATGCCCCAGATCATGCCATATGCTTTCGCTGCAATGGCCCTTAACGTTCCTGGAGCTGTATTAACAGAAGCTTCCCTCAGCTTCCTTGGACTTGGTGATCCAACTGCAGTTACATGGGGACAAATTCTCTATGATGCCCAGACACAAAGTGCTACAATCAACGGATATTGGTGGTGGGTTATTCCACCTGGGCTAGCAATCACCTTGGTAGCATTTACCTTCGTGTTGATTGGTATATCATTGGATAGAGTCCTTAACCCAAGACTGAAGAGACTGTGA
- a CDS encoding ABC transporter ATP-binding protein, with product MARNVLEVKDLKMYYFTSRGAVRAVDNLTFELKKGEVLGLAGESGCGKSSLGFTLMGMPTPPGKIVSGSIKIDGREIVGLPEEVLRREVRWQKIAMIFQGAMNALNPVYTIGYQMIEPLIYHKGMTKEEALDRAMKYLELVGLAPEIVYRYPHELSGGMKQRVVIATALLLDPEVVIADEPTTALDVVVQAQIINLMKRLKKELGLSMIFITHDLSILAEVSDRVAIMYAGKIVEIGDSEKIYYEPAHPYTQKLLSAIPRLHEDVERLEFIPGQPPNLITPPNGCRFHPRCPYAMQQCKEQVPELKEIEKDHYAACWLL from the coding sequence ATGGCTAGGAATGTACTTGAAGTTAAAGATCTTAAAATGTACTACTTCACTTCACGAGGTGCTGTAAGAGCGGTTGATAATCTCACCTTTGAACTCAAGAAAGGAGAAGTGCTTGGGCTAGCAGGAGAGAGTGGATGTGGAAAATCATCCTTAGGTTTCACTTTAATGGGAATGCCAACACCCCCAGGAAAAATTGTCAGTGGGAGCATAAAAATCGATGGTAGAGAAATAGTGGGATTGCCAGAAGAAGTCCTTAGGAGAGAAGTAAGATGGCAAAAGATCGCTATGATATTCCAAGGTGCCATGAACGCATTGAACCCCGTTTACACAATAGGATACCAAATGATAGAACCACTAATCTACCATAAGGGTATGACAAAAGAAGAAGCCTTAGACAGGGCCATGAAGTACTTAGAGCTGGTAGGACTTGCCCCAGAGATCGTATATAGATATCCACACGAACTTAGTGGTGGTATGAAACAAAGAGTTGTCATTGCAACTGCTTTACTGCTTGACCCAGAGGTTGTCATTGCGGACGAGCCCACTACTGCTCTAGACGTTGTTGTCCAAGCCCAAATCATAAACCTCATGAAGAGATTAAAGAAGGAACTTGGTCTATCCATGATATTCATTACCCACGACCTGAGCATTTTAGCAGAAGTTAGTGACAGGGTAGCAATAATGTATGCCGGAAAGATCGTGGAAATCGGTGACAGTGAGAAGATTTACTATGAACCTGCCCACCCCTATACACAAAAACTCCTCTCCGCAATTCCAAGATTACATGAAGACGTTGAAAGACTGGAATTTATCCCCGGTCAACCACCAAACCTCATAACACCACCAAACGGATGCAGATTCCACCCAAGATGTCCATACGCAATGCAACAATGTAAAGAACAAGTTCCAGAGTTGAAAGAAATTGAAAAAGATCACTATGCTGCATGCTGGTTGTTGTGA
- a CDS encoding ABC transporter ATP-binding protein: MAEPVLKVENLKKHFPIKRGLLAGLRGEAQRFVRAVDGVNFEVHKQEVFALVGESGCGKTTTGKLVMKLLEPTDGRIYLEGQDVTELRTQEEIKAYRRKVQMIYQDPFSSMNPRFRIYNVLEEPLLIHGIGETKAEREELIYKALEMVKIVPPEDYVGRHPHMLSGGQRQRVAIARSLILNPTFIVADEPVSMLDVSIRAEILELMKELKEKMGVTYLYITHDLSTARYFADHIAVMYLGRIVEMGPAKVVIDNPIHPYTRALLAAVPEPIPERRNIIKEVPIKGEVPNAANIPPGCRFHPRCLYMEKGLCDVKHPQLVEYEHEHWVECWLAGKI, from the coding sequence ATGGCGGAACCTGTATTAAAAGTTGAAAATCTCAAAAAACACTTCCCAATTAAGAGAGGATTACTAGCGGGACTTAGAGGGGAGGCACAAAGGTTTGTCAGAGCTGTCGATGGAGTTAATTTTGAGGTTCATAAGCAAGAGGTCTTTGCTTTAGTGGGAGAGAGCGGATGTGGAAAAACCACTACTGGAAAGCTAGTAATGAAGCTTCTTGAACCAACTGATGGTAGGATATACTTAGAGGGACAGGACGTAACCGAACTAAGAACTCAAGAAGAGATAAAAGCGTATAGAAGAAAAGTCCAAATGATATACCAAGATCCATTCTCTTCAATGAACCCAAGATTCAGAATATACAACGTTTTGGAAGAACCACTATTAATCCACGGTATTGGTGAGACTAAAGCTGAAAGAGAAGAGCTCATCTATAAAGCCCTTGAAATGGTAAAGATAGTGCCACCTGAGGACTACGTAGGGAGACACCCACACATGCTCTCAGGTGGTCAGAGACAAAGAGTAGCAATAGCAAGATCATTAATCCTCAACCCAACATTCATTGTTGCAGATGAACCAGTTTCAATGCTTGATGTTTCAATTAGAGCAGAAATCCTTGAACTAATGAAGGAGCTTAAAGAAAAGATGGGTGTTACATACCTCTACATTACACACGATCTTTCAACAGCAAGATACTTCGCAGATCATATCGCAGTGATGTACCTAGGAAGGATAGTTGAAATGGGTCCAGCAAAGGTCGTTATCGATAATCCAATCCATCCCTATACCAGAGCATTATTGGCCGCTGTTCCAGAACCAATACCAGAGAGGAGAAACATTATCAAAGAAGTTCCAATTAAAGGTGAAGTTCCAAATGCAGCCAATATTCCACCAGGATGCAGATTCCACCCAAGATGCCTCTATATGGAAAAAGGACTTTGTGACGTCAAACATCCTCAATTAGTCGAGTATGAGCATGAACACTGGGTTGAGTGCTGGCTAGCTGGAAAGATTTAA
- a CDS encoding NAD+ synthase, producing MRVLNYEEVINKLISFIKDKVNETKAKGVVIGISGGVDSATVTYLAVNALGKERVLGLIMPYYKNKDLDDAILVCKTLGIKYKVISIKSIVDEIEKSLGSELDHISKGNLMARTRMILLYAHANSRNYLVLGTSNKSELLTGYFTKWGDGASDYAPLINLYKTEVWKIAKVLGVPERIINKKPSAGLWEGQSDEDELGITYRQLDEILYRLIDLKMEKEKITEELNIPHERVEYVESLILKSEHKRRLPVGPEI from the coding sequence ATGAGAGTGCTAAACTATGAAGAAGTCATTAACAAACTGATATCATTCATAAAAGACAAAGTTAATGAAACTAAAGCAAAAGGAGTTGTTATAGGAATAAGCGGTGGAGTAGACAGTGCGACTGTAACATATCTTGCCGTTAATGCACTAGGAAAGGAGCGGGTTTTAGGGCTCATAATGCCATATTATAAGAACAAAGACCTTGATGACGCCATTTTAGTTTGCAAAACCCTTGGAATAAAGTACAAAGTTATATCCATAAAAAGTATTGTAGATGAAATTGAAAAGAGCTTGGGATCTGAATTAGATCATATCTCCAAGGGAAACTTGATGGCAAGAACTAGAATGATTCTCCTTTATGCTCATGCAAACTCTAGAAATTACCTTGTTCTAGGAACGTCAAACAAAAGTGAGTTATTGACCGGCTATTTCACTAAGTGGGGAGATGGAGCAAGCGATTACGCTCCGCTAATTAACTTATACAAGACAGAAGTTTGGAAAATTGCAAAAGTCTTAGGAGTTCCAGAAAGAATAATAAATAAAAAACCAAGTGCAGGGCTTTGGGAAGGACAGAGCGACGAAGACGAGCTGGGAATAACATATAGACAATTAGATGAGATTCTGTACAGACTGATCGACTTGAAGATGGAGAAAGAAAAAATCACGGAAGAATTAAATATCCCCCATGAAAGAGTGGAATATGTAGAATCATTAATCCTAAAAAGTGAACACAAACGCAGACTTCCAGTAGGGCCAGAAATTTAA
- a CDS encoding EamA family transporter: protein MKRGYFLVFLAASMWGTLGIFAKLLYQFNLDPFTITFYRALIAFSLLLAYNYSNGFQIKRYRLPFYAFYGFFAVFLFYILYFYTVKISSVSFAVLLLYSAPIYSTILGYLLFKERITTTKLLALLMAIFGILLVVNLDHWNGNKIATVLGLLSGLTYALYGILAKIAVKSERPEEALLYTIGFGALFLAPFSNFKVPYESIPYLLGLAFFPTFLGYILYNRALQEIEVSKASIISTIEPVVALILAYSIFHEVLTLKQIIGAVFIILGSLILHIEEKEKDQT, encoded by the coding sequence TTGAAACGAGGCTATTTTTTAGTATTTTTAGCTGCAAGTATGTGGGGCACTCTTGGAATTTTTGCAAAGTTGCTTTACCAGTTTAATCTGGATCCATTTACCATAACCTTTTATCGAGCATTGATAGCATTTTCCCTCCTCCTAGCGTACAACTACTCAAATGGTTTCCAAATAAAGCGGTACAGACTGCCATTCTATGCATTCTACGGTTTTTTTGCAGTGTTTCTGTTTTACATTCTATACTTTTATACAGTAAAAATTTCCTCTGTATCTTTCGCAGTCCTTCTTCTTTATTCCGCTCCCATTTATTCAACCATCTTAGGATATCTCCTATTTAAAGAGAGGATAACCACAACAAAACTTTTAGCTCTACTCATGGCAATATTTGGAATCCTTTTAGTTGTAAACCTTGATCATTGGAATGGTAACAAGATCGCTACAGTGTTAGGCCTGCTCTCTGGATTAACATATGCACTTTACGGTATCCTGGCTAAAATTGCTGTAAAAAGTGAAAGACCAGAAGAAGCTCTCCTTTACACGATCGGTTTTGGAGCATTATTTTTAGCCCCATTTTCTAATTTTAAAGTACCCTATGAATCTATCCCATACCTATTAGGGCTTGCATTCTTTCCAACATTCTTGGGATATATTCTTTACAATAGAGCCCTTCAGGAAATCGAAGTTAGTAAAGCATCCATCATATCTACGATAGAACCAGTAGTGGCTTTAATTTTGGCCTACTCAATATTCCACGAAGTTTTAACATTGAAGCAGATAATAGGAGCAGTTTTCATAATTTTAGGATCACTTATTCTCCATATTGAAGAAAAAGAAAAAGATCAAACATAA